The nucleotide sequence GGAGGTACAGTCAAGCATCTCTTCGCCGGAAGTCAGACCGATAACGGATTTGTTGAGCTTGTTCCACATCGCGTAGGCGTCTTTGGGCATCGTCTCTTTGAATTCCGCATCGATCGCGTCGCCGCCGCGGGGAACGGTTTTGAGCGAGTTGTCGCCGATCATATCCTTACAGACGGTGACACAGCGTTCACAGACGATACAGAGGCCCGGATCGTAGTGGAGGTGTCCCCAGTCTTTGATGGGACGCTCGACGTCGGCGATGGAGTAGCTCTGCGAATCGACACCCAGTTCCAGGGTGTAGTTCTGCAGTTCACACTCGCCGGACTGGTCGCAGACCCCGCACTGCAGCGGGTGGTTGACGTCGTAGACTTCCATGATCGCACGGCGTTCCGTCGCGATGTTGTCCGTCGTCGTCGTAATATCCATCCCGTCCTTGGTCTTGGCGTTACAGGCGTACACCTGCTTGCCGTCGGCCTCTACCAGACAGATACGGCACGCCAGCGTCGGGCTACAGCGCGTCAGGTAACAGATGGCAGGAATGAAAATGCCGTTGGCCCGCGCCGCGTTGAGGATGTATTCGCCCTCTTCGCACTCGATCGGCCGGCCGTCGATGGTGATAGTGATTTTACTCATCGTTACTCGCTTTCATAATATTGACTTTCTCAAACCTGTACGCCCCCGGGTCGACGGAAAGACCGCGGTCGAAGGTCGGTTCAAGGGCAATGGTCCCTTTCAGGCTCGGATCGATGACAAAACGGCGTTCGCGGGCCGCGTCGCCGCTGCCGATGACGACAAGGTCGCCGTCGCCCAGGCGCGCCGCCACGGCGAACTGTTCGCTGCCGCGCAGTTCATCGTTTTTCTCCAGCTGTGCCGTACGCGCGGTAAAGCGGTTGAACTGCAGGACCGGGTTGCAGGCGTAAACAACCGTCCCGTTGAACTCCGGCAGCTCCTCGACTTCGTCGCACTTCTGCGCCGCGGGCTTTTTGGCCTTCTCCAGGCGGTAGCCGCGCTTGTCCTCGCCCAACGGGGAGTAGAAATTCTCCAGGGCGTCGAAGGCGACCGGCTTAAAGCCTCTTTCGGCCGGAAGTTCCGGCGTGAAGTCGATGGTGTAGCGCTTGCCGACACCCAGGGCGTTCGCCAGGTCGTTGAGGACGTACCCCTCGAAGCCTACGGCGACGTTCATCGGCAGGAGCTGGCGGTCGAGGTTGACCACCGTCCCCTCCTGCTGGTTCATTGCCGCCACGGTCAGATCCGCATCGGCGTCCGCGGCGATGACGAAACCGCCGGCGGCGTTGTAGCCCACGACGCCGGCATTGCTGCCGCTGTCCGCATCGAGGTCGCAGACCAGGGAGACCCCGACCGTATTGACTTCGCTGGCGGCGACAACGACTTTATAGCCGCCGAAGCGTGCCAGGAGCCCGGCCAGTTTCGCGATGTTTTCCGCGCGCGGGTGGGCGAAGAGATCGCTTCCCAGGACGAGGGTTTTCGCCTTGGCGCGTTTGAACTGCTTGCCGATCAGGGCCAGCTCCTCTTCGCCGACGTTGCTCTCCGCGCTGAGGTAGCCGTCGTCGAGCGCTTCGAGGAACGCTTCGGTCGTCTTGTTCGTTTCGACGCCTGCAAGGAGTGCCTGCACCAGCAGCGCCATGACACCCTCTTCGGTCCCGACTTCGTACTTGATGAACTGCGTCACGACATTCTGCATCAGCGCATCCTCGAGCGGATGCATGTAGACGATCTTCGCCCCGCGGTGGCGGGCTGCCGTCGTCATCGCATAGCGCAGCGCAGGGTTGTCGGTCCCGATGCGGCTGCCGATCACGACGATGCCGTCGCTGGCCTTGAGGTCGGCCATGGTTGCCAGTTCCGCCTTGCCGTCGGCCGTAGAGCCGAAGGCGTCGACGAAGGCGCCGTAACGGCGGGCATCTTCGTTATAGAGCTTGAGGCCCGTCTTTTCCTTGAGGCGCTGCAGGATGAGCGCCTCTTCGTTGGTGATGACGGAGGAGAAGCGGATCGCTTCGGCGCCTTTGATAGCGTCAAGGGCAGCGACGAACGCTTTGCCGTTCTTTTCGCCTTTCACGTCGAAGTCGAAGCCGAAACGCCCCGCCCCGCACAGGGAAGCGAACTCGAAGTTGTTCGTGACACGGAAGATCCGCTCTTCGCCCGGCTTGGCGGCACCGGAGGTCTTTACTTCGTACTCCAGCGCACAGCCCGCGGAACAGTGGGCACAGGTGGAGGGGATGCGCTCCAGTTCCCAGGCGTTGGCCTTGTACTGGAAATCCGCACTCACCAGCGCGCCGACCGGACAGACGGCGATACACTCGCCGCAGAACGTACAGTCGAGCTGCTCGCTGTTTTTCGGGATGATCGTCGATTTGTAACCGCCGAACTTGAGTTCGATGGCATCATCGCCGATCACTTCGTTACAGACGTGCGTACACTTCTCGCACATGATACAGAGGTTCGGATCGTAGTTGATCAGCCCCCAGTGCTCGATCTTGCGCGACTGCTCCTTCGCCGTAAAGTGCTGGGCACCGACATTAAACTCCAGCGTTTTGTTCTGCAGGTCGCAGGCACCGGATTTGTCGCAGACCCCGCACTCGAGCGGGTGGTTGACGTCGTAAAGGCGCATGATGTTCGTACGCTCTTCGTGCAGGACGTTGTTGTTGGTAATGACGGCCAGTCCCTCGGTCGGGGGTGTCTGGCAGCTCAGGACCATCCCGTCGACGCCCTCGGCTTCCACGACACACAGACGGCATGACGCCGCCGGGTTCGTTTTCTCCAGGTAACACATCGTCGGGATATAGATCCCTTCGCGGCGGGCAACCTTGAGAATGGTTTCGCCCTTTTTCGCGCTGACTTTGCGGCCGTCAATCGTAAAGTTGATCATTTCACTCATCCGGCCTCCTTATTGCGCGACCATCGCGATGTAGTAACAGCGCATGCAGCGTTCCGCCTCGGCGATCGCCTGCTCCTGGGTCAGACCGAAGTTGACCTCCATGTTGTTTACCTTGCGGATATCGACGTCGAGAACTTCACTGTGCTGGCGCGGCAGACCCGGCAGCCACCCCGTGACCTTCTCGTTCTTGTCGTAGACCCGCATCTTGCGCAGCTGGTCTTCCATGACCTCGTCGTCGCTCAGCGTCACTTCGCCCGTTTGAACGTAGCGTGCCATGACGGAGGCGGCGCGTTTCGCCTGCCCGACGGCGTTGACGATGGTCATCGGACCGTATTCGCAGTCGCCGGAAGCGAAGATGCCCTTGCGCGAGGTCATATAGTCCTTGCCGTTCGTCTTCAGCGTCGCCCAGGAGGTCATCTCCAGTTCCCACTCTTCGGGGAGGAACTTCAGGTCCGCGCTCTGGGAGACCGCCGGGATCAGGTAATCGCACTCCATCTCGAAGGAAGCCCCTTCGATCTTGACGAGCTGCGGACGCCCGCCGTCCGGATCGGGTACCAGTTCAAACTTGTCGACGGTGAGGGACTTGAGGATGTCATCCTCGTCATTCATCTTCTGCACCGCGGAGTGGAAGATGAACTCGACGCCCTCTTCGACGGCCTCGTGGTACTCTTCGTAGGTGGTGTTGCGGATGATCGTCTTCTCGTCGCGGCGGTAGAGCATGACGACACGCTTCGCACCGGCACGGATGGAGCAGCGTACGACGTCCATCGAGGTGAAACCGCCCCCGACACAGACGACGGTCTTGCCCGTCAGGTCGACGTAGTCGCAGTCGATGGCATACTCTTTTTTCTGCTCTTCGGTGAGGGTGATCCCGAACTTGACGTAGAGGTTGACGCGGTCGAGGAAGTCGATCGCACCCCAGTAACCGGTGATCTCCGGACGCTCGTTGTCACAGTAGACCTTCTTGGAGATCCGCGTGCCCGAGGCGATCATGACGGCGTCATAGTCTGTTTCGAACTGGCGCATCATATCCGCCGTGACGCGGGTGTTCAGGATGAAGTTGACGCCGAGGTCCTTGACGGCCTCGATATCCTTCTCATACTTGTCCCACGGCATGCGGTACTCCGGGACGCCGACGGTGACTTCGCCGCCGAGGACCGGCAGCTCTTCGTAGACGTCGCAGTGGACCCCTTCGAGGGCCAGGTAGTACGCCGTCGTAAGGCCAGCAGGGCCCGCACCGACGATGGCGACTTTTTTGCCGGTGGAAGGTTTCTGTTCCTCCGGATGGAAGAAGCCGAAACCGTGGTCGGTCTCGTAGTCGGCACCGAGGCGCTTGAGCGCCATAATGGAGATCGGCTCGTCCAGGTTCGTACGGCGGCACTCGTCCTCGCACGGATGCGGACAGACGCGGCCGCAGGTATGCGCCAGCGGCATCGTCTGGCGCGTTGCCATCAGGGAGTCGTCGAAACGGAGGTCGCGGACACCCTCGATGTAGGCCGGGATGTCGACGTGCGCCGGACAGGCGTCCGTACACGGCGCCGTGATCTTGGCGATGTATCCGACTTCCTCGTTGTAGTGCTTCGAAGGCTTCTGCTCATCGATGCAGGCACGGAAGTCCGCTTCGAAATGCGTCATCAGGTCCAAGAGCGGGTTCGGTACGGTTTTACCGATCTCGCATTTGGACGTCAGCTGCATATTGCGCGCAACCTCTTTGAGGTGATCCATGTCACTGAGCGCACCTTCGCCCCGGGCGATCTTGTCCAGAAGGTCGTACAGGATCCGTCCGCCCCAGCGTCCGGGGGCACAGCGCCCGCACGCCTCGGAGTAGACCTGATACTGCGCGGCATACTCGGTTGCCAGGCGTACAACATCCACCTCGGGATCGTACAGCGCAACGCCGTCCCAGCCGATAAAGGCCTTGGCGTCGCTGTGCTCGTTGTACTGCATCGGCAGCTTGTATGCACTCTCTTCCCACGCCTCTTCGGATTTGCCGATATTGTTAATCTGCTCCGATTTCCACGTGGAGAAATAGACTTTACTCAACTTTTCTTCCTCTTATTTGCGGACAACAAGGGTCCAGTCGACTTCGTTGAACTTCAACGAATTGAGCAGTTCGTATCCCTGCTCTTTCATCAGGTCGGCACTGCGCTGTACCGGCGAGAAATCACCCACTTCGAACAGGAAGATGATCACTTCGCCCGCAGGAGCCGTTTGCATGATCTCCATCATGCGGCCATCAAACTCATTGTGCAGATGTCTAAGGTCGTAACGTAACATTCATGCGCTCCTTATTAACGGTCGACTTCGCCGAAGACGATATTGGTCGTTCCAATGATGGAGACGACGTCCGGGATGTAGTGGCCCGGGAGAAGATCCGTGAGGATCCCCGTGTGCCAGAACGACGGCGCGCGCAGCTTAAGGCGGTACGGGTATGCGCCGCCCTGGCTGTTGATGAAATAGCCCAGTTCCCCCTTCGGAGACTCGGTCGGGACGTACACCTCGCCGACCGGCGGGCGCATCCCCTGCGTGACGAGGACGAAGTGCTGCATCAGCGCGTAGTTCTGCGTCATGATGTCGAGCTTCGGCGCGGAGATGTACTGCGGCGCGTGGGCCATCAGTTCGGTCTGGTTGTTCTTGACCGTCTCCTCGTACATATCGATCGTCTGGTAGAGGATCTTCGCGGACTCGCGCATCTCGGCCATGTAGATCTTGTAACGCGCGTAGTTGTCGCCCTTGTCGGACCACGGGATGTCGAACTCGACTTCGTCGTAAAGTTCGTACGGCTCCTCTTTACGGATATCCCACTGGACACCGGAAGCACGCAGCATCGGCCCGGTACAGCCCCAGGAGAGGGCCATTTCCGTCGAAATCGTCCCGACGTTTTCCATACGCATCTTCCAGATACGGTTCTGGTCGAGCAGGTCCTCGTAGTCCTTGATGTTCTGCGGGAGCTTGTCCAGGAACTTCTTCAGGTCGCCTAGGAAGTTGTCCGGGATGTCGAGCGGCACGCCGCCGATGCGGATCGCCGCGTGCGTCAGGCGCGCCCCGCAGTAATCCTCGACGAGGTCCATCAGGTATTCGCGTTCGCGGAAAGCGTAGAGGAAGACCGTCATGGCCCCGATGTCGAGTGCCGTCGTCGCCAGCCAGAAGAGGTGGGACATCAGGCGGTTGACCTCGAGCAGCATCATACGGATGACTTTCGCGCGGCGCGGCACTTCGAGGCCGATGAGCTTCTCAACCGCCAGGGCGAAGCCGTAGTTGTTGGAAGAGGACGCGATATAGTCCATACGGTCTGTCGTCGGCATGAACTCGTTGTAGATCATGTTCTCCGCCATCTTCTCCATCCCGCGGTGCAGGTAGCCGACATCCGGGTGCGCCTTGACGATCTGCTCCTGCTGGAGGTGCAGCATCAGTCTCAGCTGGCCGTGCGCGGAGGGGTGCTGCGGTCCGAAGTTGAGCACGAGTTCGTTGTCGTCACGCTCAAAGGTGATATTTTCAAAAAACGGTCGTAATCGGTTCGTCTGTTGCATAGCTCGCCTTATCTGTCTCTGTCTTCAATAACGACAGATTTTTCTTCGTGGAATTTCGAAATCATGAAGACGCCGCCCTCTTCCTGGTAATCGAGATCCTTCTTCGTTTCGCCCTCGGAGATATCCGTACCCTTCGGCACTTCGTGGCCCAGGCGTGCAAAACGTGTCGTATCGTAGCGGTTGACTTCCGCCGGGTCGCGCAGCTCCGGCCCGATGATGTCGCGGTACTCTTTGCCGAAGATCTTGTCGACTTCGTACCATGCGGCAAACTCGTCGCCCTGCAGCGGGTAGGTCTTGCGCAGCGGCCAGCCTTCCCAGTCGTCCGGCATGAGGATGCGTTTGGGGAACGGGTGGTTGTTCAGTTTAATGCCGAACATGTCGAACATCTCGCGCTCGCTCCAGTCGGCACTGCGGAAGAGCTTCTCGACGCTGTTGACCGCTTCGTTCTCATCGATGAACATCTTGATGCGGAGGCGTTTGCGCTTGGACATGCTGAGCATCTGGTAGAAGACCTCGAACTGCCCTTTTTCCGCGAGCCAGTCGATGGCGCTCAGCTCGGAGAGCTGCGTGTAGCCCAGCTCGTCGCGCAGGAGTTCCAGGACGCCGTAGTTATCCTCAGACTTGATGTAAACGACCATCTGCTCGACCTGGATGTAGGCCTCGCTGACATCGAATTTCGCTTTGATCGCTGCGAGGTCCGCCGCGAAGATCTCGTCTTCGCTGACGTCGGTTTTCGCGACCTGCGGTGCGACCCAGTAGCGGTCCGTATAGTAAGGTTTAGCCTGTACGTCGTCTTTCGGGGTATAGCGTCTCATTACAGCAGCCTTTTCGGTTTCTGGGCTTTGATCGCCTTTTCGCTGCGGATCTTCTTCTGCAGCATCAGGACCGCGTACTGCAGGGTCTCCGGACGCGGGGCACAGCCCGGCAGGTAGAGGTCGACCGGAATAACACGGTCACACCCCTGCACGGTGGCGTAGGTATTGAACATCCCGCCCGTATTCGCGCAGGAGCCCATGGAGATAACCCATTTGGGTTCCGTCATCTGGTCGTACAGACGGCGAATAAACTCGGCATGCTTCTTCGTCAGCGTTCCCGCGACGATCATGACTTCCGACTGGCGCGGCGACGCGCGGAAGATCGTACCGAAACGGTCGAAGTCGTAACGGGAAGCCCCCGAAGCCATCATCTCGATCCCGCAGCAGGCCAGACCGTATGTCAGGGCCCAAAGCGAGTTCGAGCGCCCCCAGTTGACCACCTTGTCGACGGTCGTCAGTGCGACGGGAAGCCCGCCGTCTTGCATGAAATTTACTTGATGTTGTGCCATTCAAGTGCTCCTTTCTTCCAAGCGTACACGAAACCGATGGCCAGCAGCAGGATGAAAAGCATCATCTCCGCAAAACCGAACCAACCGAGCAGTTTGAAGTCGATTGCCCACGGGAACATGAAAACGATCTCCACGTCAAACAGCAAGAACAGCAGCGCGAACAGGTAAAACTGCGGCGAGATTCTGTTGGGCTGTTTGGTCACTTCCGGTCCACACTCGTAGATGGAAAGTTTGATCTTTTCCGTATCTTTTGCCGCCATAGCGCGGCTGGCCCATCGTGCCAGAACCGTCGTGCCGTAGAAGGCGCCGAAGGTCAGCACGAAGAGGATAAAGACCCCGAAATAGGGGTGAGCAACATCTACATGTTCCATGCATCTTACCTTTTTTAGTGGTATCAGACCGGGGAAATCCCAGAATTTCGGGGCTTTCTCCAGGCGAGATTCAATATAAAAACAGTTGATAGCAATATAGCGAAAAGGTCATTAAAACCCCTAAATTCGGCCTTCCCAATTGGGGAGCATGTCACCGATGGAAACAGGTCAAAAATGAGGGTGCAGGAGGCGTTGTTTCATTTTGTAGCAAAGAAAAGCAGGGGGTTGCTGAAATATTCACCCCTGGAGGAATCCCATCGCTTTTTCGGTATCGAAGGTACCCCGTTTCTCTTTTTCGATCTCCTCGACGAAGGCTTCCAGGGTAAAAAGCGGCTCCTCCATCGTCGCGACGTTGAAGGCGGTATTCTTGATCACGAGGCTGATCTGCCCGCCGCTCAGGTCGTACCCGGCGAGTTTCTCGATGTCGAAATCCGCGGCATAGGGCGCTTTTACGGGAAGCATCTTCTCCCACAGCGTGCGGCGCTGTTCGCGGTCGGGGCGTTTGAACTCGATCTTGTAGTTGAAACGGCGCGAGAAGGCGCTGTCGATGTTCTCGAGCAGGTTCGTCGTCGCGATCAGGATCCCCTTGAACGCCTCGATCTGCTCGAGGAAGATGTTCTGCATCTGGTTGTGCATCTGCTCGGCGCTGCTGCCCGTCCCGGAGGAGCGCGCGCTCAGGAACTGGTCGGCCTCGTTGAGCAGCAGCACCGGTTCCGTCTTCGTCTTCTCCGTCAGCTCTTTATAGGTATCGAAGATCTTCCGGACGTTCTTCTCGCTCTCGCCCACGTACATGGAGAGAATCTTCGAACAGTCGAAGCTGAGCACCTGCCGCTTCAGAGACTTGGAGAGCGAGTAGGCCGTCATCGTCTTGCCGGTGCCGGGAGGGCCGTAAAAGATGATACGCGCGTCGACACCCTGTTTTTTGCTCTTGACACCCCACTCCACGAGCCGCTGTACGACCCGCTTGTCCATCTGGTGCATCAGGTTGTCAAGCACCCGCCGCGTCGAAGGGTTGAGCACGACGTCATCGAGGGATGTCGTGGGGTCCACCAGTTCGAAGATCTCCTGCTCCTTGATAAGCATGTCGAGTTTGAGCTTGTGCACCTTCTTCTTTTTCTGGGGATGCATGATGTTCTGCAGCACCTCGTCGACGATGTAGAAAGCGCGGGCGATCCCGCCGAAGGGGTTGAGCATCTCCTCGTAGTCGATGATCTCCTCGGTCAGCAGCTTGGAGCCCTCTTCGAGGAGGGAGCGGTTGCGGATACGGTCGTACTCGTCGCTGCTGATCAGGTCGATCAGCGCCGTCATTTCACGCAGGGAGTTGTCCCCGGCGCTGTACTCCTCTTTGAGCAGGGCCAGGAAGATCACCTCCTCCTTGCCTTCGAGTTCGCTGGTACGGATGTACTTCTCCAGGGCGATCTCCGACGTCGTCTGGGCGATCCGCTCCCCGATCCGTTTCTCCAGGATCTCCAGCTTGTTCTGCAGACGGTGGATGGAGAGCGACTGTTCATTTCCCTGGTGGCGGACGGTACTGATCTTCTGGTAGAGCTCGATGCGGAAGAACTGGTCCTGAAGGTACTCCAGGTGATCTTCGTAGGGTTTGATCTCCGGCAGCGTCATCTCCAGCGACCCCAGCTCCAGCAGCCGCAGGAACGGGGTGCTGAGCGCCACCGACGTATTGAGCAGTTCCAGGTTGCACGCCTCGCTGACTTTCAGCGGCGTGAAGCTCTGCTGGGCGATCCAGCCGAGCTCCAGCAGGTTCTTGATCTGATCAAGGTGGGCAAGAAAACCGTACTCCTCCTCCCCGAAAAGCTCCTGCAGCAGCTCCAGCACCCCGCTGTCCTCCTGCCCGGTAATATAGCGGCGCGCCATCGCCTGAAGGATCTTTGCCTCTTCAACACCGCACTTGAGCTGGGCGAAGATGGTGCTTTGCTCCACCTCCCCGCGTTCAACGAACTCCACCAGATATTTCACTTCAGTCACTTCCTTTGTATTGCTCGGGGCCTAGAAACGGTACTCCGCACCCAGTGTCACCAGGATGGCGGCC is from Sulfurimonas sp. HSL-1656 and encodes:
- a CDS encoding 2Fe-2S iron-sulfur cluster-binding protein; the protein is MSEMINFTIDGRKVSAKKGETILKVARREGIYIPTMCYLEKTNPAASCRLCVVEAEGVDGMVLSCQTPPTEGLAVITNNNVLHEERTNIMRLYDVNHPLECGVCDKSGACDLQNKTLEFNVGAQHFTAKEQSRKIEHWGLINYDPNLCIMCEKCTHVCNEVIGDDAIELKFGGYKSTIIPKNSEQLDCTFCGECIAVCPVGALVSADFQYKANAWELERIPSTCAHCSAGCALEYEVKTSGAAKPGEERIFRVTNNFEFASLCGAGRFGFDFDVKGEKNGKAFVAALDAIKGAEAIRFSSVITNEEALILQRLKEKTGLKLYNEDARRYGAFVDAFGSTADGKAELATMADLKASDGIVVIGSRIGTDNPALRYAMTTAARHRGAKIVYMHPLEDALMQNVVTQFIKYEVGTEEGVMALLVQALLAGVETNKTTEAFLEALDDGYLSAESNVGEEELALIGKQFKRAKAKTLVLGSDLFAHPRAENIAKLAGLLARFGGYKVVVAASEVNTVGVSLVCDLDADSGSNAGVVGYNAAGGFVIAADADADLTVAAMNQQEGTVVNLDRQLLPMNVAVGFEGYVLNDLANALGVGKRYTIDFTPELPAERGFKPVAFDALENFYSPLGEDKRGYRLEKAKKPAAQKCDEVEELPEFNGTVVYACNPVLQFNRFTARTAQLEKNDELRGSEQFAVAARLGDGDLVVIGSGDAARERRFVIDPSLKGTIALEPTFDRGLSVDPGAYRFEKVNIMKASNDE
- a CDS encoding FAD-dependent oxidoreductase; translated protein: MSKVYFSTWKSEQINNIGKSEEAWEESAYKLPMQYNEHSDAKAFIGWDGVALYDPEVDVVRLATEYAAQYQVYSEACGRCAPGRWGGRILYDLLDKIARGEGALSDMDHLKEVARNMQLTSKCEIGKTVPNPLLDLMTHFEADFRACIDEQKPSKHYNEEVGYIAKITAPCTDACPAHVDIPAYIEGVRDLRFDDSLMATRQTMPLAHTCGRVCPHPCEDECRRTNLDEPISIMALKRLGADYETDHGFGFFHPEEQKPSTGKKVAIVGAGPAGLTTAYYLALEGVHCDVYEELPVLGGEVTVGVPEYRMPWDKYEKDIEAVKDLGVNFILNTRVTADMMRQFETDYDAVMIASGTRISKKVYCDNERPEITGYWGAIDFLDRVNLYVKFGITLTEEQKKEYAIDCDYVDLTGKTVVCVGGGFTSMDVVRCSIRAGAKRVVMLYRRDEKTIIRNTTYEEYHEAVEEGVEFIFHSAVQKMNDEDDILKSLTVDKFELVPDPDGGRPQLVKIEGASFEMECDYLIPAVSQSADLKFLPEEWELEMTSWATLKTNGKDYMTSRKGIFASGDCEYGPMTIVNAVGQAKRAASVMARYVQTGEVTLSDDEVMEDQLRKMRVYDKNEKVTGWLPGLPRQHSEVLDVDIRKVNNMEVNFGLTQEQAIAEAERCMRCYYIAMVAQ
- a CDS encoding NADH-ubiquinone oxidoreductase subunit E family protein encodes the protein MLRYDLRHLHNEFDGRMMEIMQTAPAGEVIIFLFEVGDFSPVQRSADLMKEQGYELLNSLKFNEVDWTLVVRK
- the nuoD gene encoding NADH dehydrogenase (quinone) subunit D → MQQTNRLRPFFENITFERDDNELVLNFGPQHPSAHGQLRLMLHLQQEQIVKAHPDVGYLHRGMEKMAENMIYNEFMPTTDRMDYIASSSNNYGFALAVEKLIGLEVPRRAKVIRMMLLEVNRLMSHLFWLATTALDIGAMTVFLYAFREREYLMDLVEDYCGARLTHAAIRIGGVPLDIPDNFLGDLKKFLDKLPQNIKDYEDLLDQNRIWKMRMENVGTISTEMALSWGCTGPMLRASGVQWDIRKEEPYELYDEVEFDIPWSDKGDNYARYKIYMAEMRESAKILYQTIDMYEETVKNNQTELMAHAPQYISAPKLDIMTQNYALMQHFVLVTQGMRPPVGEVYVPTESPKGELGYFINSQGGAYPYRLKLRAPSFWHTGILTDLLPGHYIPDVVSIIGTTNIVFGEVDR
- a CDS encoding NADH-quinone oxidoreductase subunit C gives rise to the protein MRRYTPKDDVQAKPYYTDRYWVAPQVAKTDVSEDEIFAADLAAIKAKFDVSEAYIQVEQMVVYIKSEDNYGVLELLRDELGYTQLSELSAIDWLAEKGQFEVFYQMLSMSKRKRLRIKMFIDENEAVNSVEKLFRSADWSEREMFDMFGIKLNNHPFPKRILMPDDWEGWPLRKTYPLQGDEFAAWYEVDKIFGKEYRDIIGPELRDPAEVNRYDTTRFARLGHEVPKGTDISEGETKKDLDYQEEGGVFMISKFHEEKSVVIEDRDR
- a CDS encoding NADH-quinone oxidoreductase subunit B family protein, with the protein product MAQHQVNFMQDGGLPVALTTVDKVVNWGRSNSLWALTYGLACCGIEMMASGASRYDFDRFGTIFRASPRQSEVMIVAGTLTKKHAEFIRRLYDQMTEPKWVISMGSCANTGGMFNTYATVQGCDRVIPVDLYLPGCAPRPETLQYAVLMLQKKIRSEKAIKAQKPKRLL
- a CDS encoding NAD(P)H-quinone oxidoreductase subunit 3, yielding MEHVDVAHPYFGVFILFVLTFGAFYGTTVLARWASRAMAAKDTEKIKLSIYECGPEVTKQPNRISPQFYLFALLFLLFDVEIVFMFPWAIDFKLLGWFGFAEMMLFILLLAIGFVYAWKKGALEWHNIK
- a CDS encoding ATP-binding protein, with the translated sequence MKYLVEFVERGEVEQSTIFAQLKCGVEEAKILQAMARRYITGQEDSGVLELLQELFGEEEYGFLAHLDQIKNLLELGWIAQQSFTPLKVSEACNLELLNTSVALSTPFLRLLELGSLEMTLPEIKPYEDHLEYLQDQFFRIELYQKISTVRHQGNEQSLSIHRLQNKLEILEKRIGERIAQTTSEIALEKYIRTSELEGKEEVIFLALLKEEYSAGDNSLREMTALIDLISSDEYDRIRNRSLLEEGSKLLTEEIIDYEEMLNPFGGIARAFYIVDEVLQNIMHPQKKKKVHKLKLDMLIKEQEIFELVDPTTSLDDVVLNPSTRRVLDNLMHQMDKRVVQRLVEWGVKSKKQGVDARIIFYGPPGTGKTMTAYSLSKSLKRQVLSFDCSKILSMYVGESEKNVRKIFDTYKELTEKTKTEPVLLLNEADQFLSARSSGTGSSAEQMHNQMQNIFLEQIEAFKGILIATTNLLENIDSAFSRRFNYKIEFKRPDREQRRTLWEKMLPVKAPYAADFDIEKLAGYDLSGGQISLVIKNTAFNVATMEEPLFTLEAFVEEIEKEKRGTFDTEKAMGFLQG